The Humulus lupulus chromosome 7, drHumLupu1.1, whole genome shotgun sequence region TGGTTATATACAAGAAGAATCCCTAATCCTTCTCTTGATGTTATCCTCTTCACCTCAAAGTTTGTTTTTCTTTGCCTTATTGACTGTCGAGAATGATAGTACTAAGATTTTATAAGATGATAACGAGATTTTTTGGAGATTTGAAGATCAAATGATTTTTCTTGATTGTTGTACTGTGCATTTGGCTTTACTATTTGAGAAAAAATGTTTTTGGTTTCATCATTCAGCAAATGTAGAGTTGCTGTTGGGTGTTTTAGATTGTTAATGGATAGTTATATGCAGATATATTCTGCTTAATCTCTTGTTCGTGGAATAGAAAAGATTCAAACCAATGGTGATCCAAATTTATAGTTAAGTCAGGTTGCTGCATTTAAATTTAATCTTCAATAAGTTTGAGGAACCAACAAAGTTGGGATTCATATGTAGGGTTTCAGGTGTTCTATTTACAGATTTGCTGATAAGTATTACTCTGAGCCTTAGGACAAGTAGTGGATTTAGTCCTTTTCTACTGAAAGGTGGAACTTTTAAAAGAGGCTTAGTTTAGGTGATTGGAGACCTCAAATTAGGAAACTAATTTGTGCAGTATGATAAAGCTTTTGCTTTATGCATACACCATAGAGCTTTCACTACCTAATGTCAGTCTGTAAAGCATTATATTCGATGTTTGGCTATAGCTTGGTTATGATCACGACAAATTTATGAAATTACTCTAGTTAGTTGCAAATATCTGATCTTTCTTCAAAGTTTGGATTTTTCTTTTCTTGTTATTTTATTGGTTGCTGAGTAGTATAAATGCACAATGCATAAAGAATGTGTCTACCGAGTATCAAATTATAGGATTAAGAGCAAGAGAAAGGCAAGGATATTTGGTTTAGCAAGCACATTTGGTTAATAGCTTCGCTAGTTGTTTTGAGGAAATAGAAGTACTTATGTAAGAAATTACTCTCTGAGTACTCAACACATTTTTGTCCTAGAAAGGATTTATAAAGTATTTTCTAACATATCTGGGTGATATTAGCTCAAATTTATTAGGTAAATTAGCAAATGTATACTTATCTATCATTATATCCTTTTCATTGGTATGAAAATGAAATTTCTTATAGAATATGTTTGAGAAATTGATTTCACATGCCAAAAATTATTTCAATTGAATAtttgttattgtttttctttCCCCTAGTATGTCTGTGCCACCATGTGGATTTGTCAGGAAAAGGCAAACAGAATCAGGATTTcctcatggttttgaaaaatctTTGCAACAAGAAAGATATTACAATTCTTTCAttcctttttttcttttatctttcAAATTGCTGAACATCTTCTATTTTCTTCGATGCATAGAATCATGTGTATGCAAATAAATAAACTGAATAATAGTTTCAAAAATTACTAAAGTTAAATGATTATGACTGCTTGGTGAATTATCTGGCTACTTATAAACCTTGATATGTAAATACACTTTAAATGGTAGGAAAATGGTGGGGGGGGAACAACTTCTACTTAGGCCACACTAAAAGCAAAGAAATCAAATCAATATTATGCAAACTTTCTTTCACAGAGCTTTTTATAGTTTAAATTACTTATTGAAAtggtaaattattttaattttgtgcAATCTGTTTATCACTTAAACAGGTTACTAATATTTTTTGGAAAAGACTCTTAAGTGTAAGATTAGAGTTTAGAGCTTTTAAAGCATGTGCGGTTGATGCTTTATCAATTATGTAATTTATAAACCAAGAGCATAAATATTTCCGGCCCAGTTTCACTTGAATACTTGCTCAAACTGTGGAATGTACTTTTACAtaccttttattttcttttatactTTATAAATGTCAGGAATATATTGAAAATCTTAGTTAAAAGTTCGTAGAGAACTTTCTTTAGTGCCCAAATATTTTCTTAACAAGCGAGGTAGGTGGTGGAGATTTTTAATAAGCACAGCACATAGCAAAACTAAACTCGCTTACAAGTGAAAAGTTTTACTTTCTAGCAAAGTGGCTTACAATCAGTTCGCTATTCTGAAGTTGTTGCCTTGAGTAAGAATGATTTCAGTTTATTATGTCAAAGTGCTGGAAAATTCAGTCACAGTTAAACAACTTACATCGGTACTAATGGTTTGGGATGGAATCAGATGGTGGCGAAGACTAAAGAATCCACATTCAGTATCTTAAGAGTTGGGAAAAGGAACTTATTAGGAAAGTAAGAAAAGAAAACTCTCTGAGAACTAAATAAAAAAGTAGAGTTCATTTTAGCTTAGAGATAGTTACCTTTCTGCTTTTCAGTATATATGAAATTTTATTTATATGCACGGTTTTTTGGTTCTTCCTCATTGGCCAATTACCAGCATTTACCCAAAATCGGAGATCTGCCAGACTACATACATGtgtagccatgcttatgatctttcagaaagaaaaaaaaaactagattaCTCTCTGCAAAAATAAACTATAAGTTTGGTTAATCTGAAGTGATCAACTAAAAGTGCATTTCTTCATCTTTCGTAAATGGTTTCTCTACAGAAATTGATACTTTAGCTGTTAGGAGATGTGAGAACatatattttacatttttgtggTCCAACAATTATATTGTGCACTACTAAGCAATATGCACACTTTATGTCATTCTTGTACATATTTTGAGTTTTAGTGTGTATTGTCAATAATGAGTTGTGAATGAATCATGCATTAAACATGATTAGGCTAGCCTGATGTTTGCATACACATTGGCATTAGCTCTTGTGTTTGTTATAACTCTCCTATCGAATGGCTTGCATTGTAGATTCATACATGAACGAATACATATATTAGAGTAAAAGTTTTAAGCTTTGATACCTCAACGTGACAGTACTTGGAGCAACTTCTCACATAGCTATTGGCACCAAATGAACATACTATAGCcatggaaaataaaaaaaaacttttttgtCCTCTCCTCATGGCAGGTCTACAGTCTCCGTCAAAAGGTCTAGACAAGTTTGAATCTGTTTTCAAGATTTCTCGGAAAACTTTTGACTACATATGTTCACTTGTAAAGGAAGATATGATGGCTAAGTCAGCTCATTTTGTGTTTGCAAATGGAAAATCTTTGTCTTTATGTGATCAAGTTGCTGTAGCACTAAGAAGGCTGAGCTCTGGTGACTCACTTGTGACGATTGGCGATTTGTTTGGGGTGAACCACTCAACTGTCTCTCAAGTGACATGGCGATTTGTGGAATCTATGGAAGAAAGGGGACTTCACCACCTACAATGGCCTTCCTCTGAAGCAGAAATGACAGAAATCAAGTCCAAATTTGAGAAAATAAGGGGCTTCCCTAACTGCTGCGGTGTCATTGATACTACTCACATCACAATGTGTTTGCCTGCTTCAGACCCCGCAGGTAATGTGTGGCTTGACCATGAAAAGAATCACAGCATGATATTGCAGACAGTTGTGGATGCCGACATGAAATTTCGGGACATAGTCACTGGATGGCCTGGAAAAATGAAGGATTGGTTAGTGTTTCAGAACTCAAATTTTTACAAACTTAGTGATAAAGGAGAGAGGCTGAATGGAAAGAAGGTGGAGATTTCGAAAGGATTAGAAATAAGGGAGTACATAATTGGTGATTCAGGATTTCCTTTGCTGCCCTATCTTGTAATCCCCTATGAAGGAAAAGACCTTCCGGAATCAAAAATTGAGTTCAACAAGCGTCATTCCGCAACTCGAGTGGTTGCTCAACGAGCATTGGCGAGACTCAAGGACACATGGAGGATCATTCATGGAGTCATGTGGAGACCTGACAAACACAGACTGCCAAGAATCATTCTGGTTTGCTGCTTGCTTCATAACATTGCCATTGATATGGAAGATGAGGTGCATGATGAGCTGTCTTTGTCTCCCAACCATGACTCGGGTTATCATCAAGAAATATGCGGAACCACTGATGTGGATGGCGTGAACCTGAGAGACAAGCTAGCCCTCTACTTGTCTGCAAGGTTACCACCCTGATTGTTTTTAATTTGTGATTTGCTCAAAATAGTTCTCTTTTAAAAGATTGCTGCATTTTAATCTATAATTTACTTTTTTGAGACAGGATCAGCTATTGAAAATCTTGAGATGAAGTTATATTACAATCTGTTATTCATTAGAACTAACTTGTAAGTTGTTAGGCAGACATTGCAAGTTTGAGTAGATCTTTGAGACCAAAATTATGGCTGAGACGAACTGGTGATAGTTTAAGGTACTGTTTTAGTCATTGAAGAAGTTTCAAAGTAGCTTGAGGACTTGTATAGCTTAGCTCCCTATGTGACGTTTGTTGATGTCCCAATGTACTTAAATCAAGGCCTATGTGCATGCAACAAAAACCATAACTCGCAGTCTGACACACCACCATTAACACCTATTTGAATACCAGTTTTGACATCTTTAATTCTGTTTTGAGCATTTACACGCTGATGCTagaaatatatgcataaaaaactAATTGATGAAGTTTGGTAGAAAAGAGAAAAAATCAATGAATGGAAACTTTCACTATGTCACTTAGGGCATGTTTGTTGCACAGGACTAAGGGAAAGGAGTGAACTGTTGTGTCCACTTCTATGTTTAGTTGATTTTTGGGGACTAGACCATTTTGTACTCTTCTCAAAATAGTATAAATCTAAGGACTATTTTAACTCACCTAAAATAGTGAGTTTGAGggttttttttcaacaaaatttatatatgaatttaaaaatatatatacacctaatatattaaaatattatttaacattattttttactatttaaatactttttaataaaaaaatttataattgtattaaaaaaaatattttagtctTCGTTTAGTTATTTAGATAATCCAATTAGTTTTGCTTATCAAACGAGtcattagaaaaagaaaaaaaaccaataaagaaaaaaaatagttttatcaGTTCTTAAACTATATCCCTTGTCATGACTAATGATTTggtcaattaataaaaattaaaattttccgCATAAAAACCATTATATATTCAAAAAAGAGGTTAGCACACGCATAATTTTTtctaatttgaaaataataaaataaatttaagtcCCATTCGGtaatattctttatttttttgtttttttaaatataaaaataaaaatatttttctgtttttttttatttttataaaagaataattagtatttttatcTCTCGAACTTATAACACTATCAATACGTCCTCCTTCAAATATACGACATGTTAAAATTTCTGCTTAACTTTTCCATTTAGAGAACCATAATCCTTCTATTAGCTTTTGTTTCATTTTTTCTTTTGATATATTATTGCCACACCAATTCCGTGGgtagaaaatttatatttttgctCTCTAAACTTTGATTATTACAAAATTGTACCCTTTTTATTGAAAaagataatttaaaataaaaaaaatctatttttattaattattataaaaatatttcaaatattaattgaaatcttaaaaaattaaataaaaatcatttaaaCTAATAAAATCTTTAAAATGCATTCTAGATTTAAAAAAACCAACTATCTAACAAATATGaatgaaataaaaaatcaaatatcaaATTAAAATTCACCTTAGAtattaaaaaatcaaatatgaatgaaataaaaaaattaaatataaataaaatcttAATTAATTCAATAGACCCATATTAGAAacctatttatttttgttataaaataaaaagaaaagattcTTTCATGCTTGGTTTGgagtttgttgacgcggttcttcgccaacaggtaattaagaaaataagagaatgagattagtgctaagtaatgaaccgaaacagatgaatgatcttaaaatgaactgacGATACGAATACtattttaggtggttcaaatgttaaaatcattctactccaccagtcactGTTTACACAATTGAATctaaccccttgcaactcccagggtctccatatttatagcagAGGACACCTGGgaggttggcaaggggggtcatcccgtgacctccttatccatcatgtcacttctgtgacattcatgattaattcctaaaacctgacaaatgaagtgtggtctaatcaataggtaagggggataatgggccgcacagcccgacctagtcgtgggtgcctgaacacgcatgtttatgctgcttgtccgagaattcagggatatatcagacacgtgatgtttggtATATGCACgcttacattgcgtggttgactttataaagggtcacagcttccaactcaggCTCATGCCTCGAGCTGGGTGCCTTCTTAACCCGCGGTCTTCATACCTCCGATTCGGCTCCTTggtaatcttaataaacttttggctacctcgagctaaagaggtaggacctgatagCAGCAGCTCCcgccacgtggctgatataattatgtcatatctcagctcgctaatagctcgtggaaaattagggcgtacagagTTGCACGGCTCCAATcgttttattttcttataattttcttttctttttaatgttaattttttaattttcttttaattttaatttttgaatttttttttttaaattgattaggtttgaattaatttttaaataattaatacaaaaagtagatttaaaaataattaattaatttttctaataaaaaaagGCACGATTTGGTAATGGTCAAAATTTGGGGGACAAAAATACTAATTTATCAGAATTTACAATGTCACATCAGCGTTTAAACGACAAAATGGAATAGAACCTAACTGAAGATctaagggtctgattggttcgcgattagaaaactgtattttttaaaagtaagattctaaaatgaaaatctgaatttagtgactaaaatcatatttctgaaaatgtgattggttcaatgtcagtaaactgtttttgagttttaaaaaaatgaatctgtgattggtattaaatttaaaaatataacagaaactaaaTACGTGATTGGAACAgctgaatctgaatattattttaattttatatacataggttgtataatattaaattttgatttatcaatagatttaattaagtaaaatttaattatattgataaattaaaatttaataataattattgattaaattcataacaatattgcattgtcatctATAAAAATACTAGCACAGCTTATTTTTGAATTGGGCATCCTAAATGTCATAAAATGTTTCATAAACACCTTATTACTAGTGGGAACATACTCAAGTCATAaaaattggcaaaaaaaaaataaaaatacaagcaATGATACAGAGGATAAGAGTAGAGAGAATAAACAAACCGTgattttgattttaagtttttggagaaaaaaataacaaaacagAAAAAACGCGAAATTGTTGTTTTCTAAATTACAACACAAAATTAGAATTCTGATTAGGATATAGTTTTCAAAAACAATCTACCAATTAAATATTTTGGTAGGTCCCACAAATTTTgagttttcaaaatcataaaataattttcaaaTCAACTACCAATCACACCCTAAGTTTTTGTAAATAATATATTTCAAGGGAGTTTCAATGTGGTAGTATCATAAGCTCAAGAggcaaaaatattaattattctttataaaataataataataataataaaacctaTTTGGTAACTAGTTTTGTATTTTGTgtttaaaatctgaaaaaaaCACATTCACTTGCATCTCTTTCACAATACCACCATGAATTTCGACAAACTCTCATAGCGACCATGGCAATGTCTTTCGATGACCATAGCAATAACCAGTAGCAACTAAGAAATGTCCAGGCACACTAAAGAAACTCATTTCTTGAGGATGTAAGAGACATTGTGCTGGAGGGAGTGGGATTGATTTTGAGATCGGTATCTTCGTCGGAAACCATGACAACGACGACAGAAAGCCTCACAAGCTCTCTTCAAAAGTCACAAGCAGAGGAGAAAATGTCGATCAAATGAGGTAGAGAAAAAACAAGGGAAAATTACACACATCACCGCATGtggcaaaaaaatttgaaatatacgGTATGTTATATTTATACGGTTCCATATTTTAAATATACGGTATTTTTTTATTTGTGGCATACGGCAGTGTAAGAGGTGGTTAGTGGGTGTGGTACCTATATCCTATTAATACATAATTTTGAACTAACATATATACACATGCTTTTTTTCACCGTATCTATAtcctattaatatataatttttaactaacatatttttttttttgtcaaatcaactttttttttaaatattatatgtcaaatcactttaatatttttaatcaaatcaatacaattttaatcttatattttaaactattttaattatattaatttctataatacaaatattacaattttcatattatatatttttaaaaaaatctcagtactttaattttttttttgtctttttctctTCAGTCATTAATTCATAGATACTTTTGGTatggtaataataataataattacaaataaatttattttacttataaatatttaaaatataattattaatattaaataaatattatacttTATTAGTACAatacttacataaaatattatatatttaatcaatatagtctatttctttattaatttttacaatttaaaaatatatatatttatgttccTTGTTCAATGCAATTTAACATTTTTGTATATactaattataatattattttagttacaaacttagttttatatatttttgttacaaatatgttaactaaatttacaacttactttttgaaaatattagtcacaaatataatttttttagttataaaattagttatgtaaaccattgttactaaattaaaaaaaaaatagcaaggaattattctataaatgttgtctacaaaaatataaaacttgTGTTACAAATCTGTAAAACAtggttatatatttataaatattgtttacaaaaatGTTTTTATGTAACTGGTTTTCGTATCTGTAAAAGCATGTTACAGGTTTGTAATATGTAAATTCATAGTTGTCGTTGTCTGTAAAAGCTTGTTACATGTTTGTAACATGTAAGTTCTTATTTAGCATTTCTCTATCATGTTGTTTAGGGTTACAACTTactttttgaaaatattagtcacaaatataatttttttagttataaaattagttatgtaaaccattgttacaaaattaaaaaaaattagcaaggaattattctataaatgttgtctacaaaaatataaaacttgTATTACAAATCTGTAAAACTtggttatatatttataaatattgtttacaaaaatGTTTTTATGTAACTGGTTTACGCATCTGTAAAAGTATGTTACAGGTTTGTAACATGTAAATTCATAATTGTCGTTGTCTGTAAAAGCTTGTTACATGTTTGTAACATGTAAGTTCTTATTTAGCATTTCTCTATCATGTTGTTTAGGGTTGCTCAAGatccaaaccaatccaattaccccgaatcaatccaataataaaaaattggatATTCAATTACAATTAATTGGATTTGTAAACTTAGTCTTTCTCTATCATGATGTTTAATGGACTTAAtgttgtaaacttaatatttaaAGGACTATAATGTGACAATTGTAAGGACTTAAATTGGTATTATTACTCCATAGTGTCTAGTATTTTGTATGTTTTTTGTTTTgcttgttaatttgtttaatatcaacATTTAGGttcaaagataaaaaaataaaaataaaaataaaaataaatcgacCCAATCCAATTACAAATGGATTTGATTGGATTTGTAGGCCAAAacggattggattggattggatgatgATTTCCAACATCCAACATTTAATTGAATTGGATT contains the following coding sequences:
- the LOC133791020 gene encoding protein ALP1-like, with the translated sequence MAPVRGSKKRKKTEKKPEENAYGSGSSEKDGPLDWWDELLRRINGLQSPSKGLDKFESVFKISRKTFDYICSLVKEDMMAKSAHFVFANGKSLSLCDQVAVALRRLSSGDSLVTIGDLFGVNHSTVSQVTWRFVESMEERGLHHLQWPSSEAEMTEIKSKFEKIRGFPNCCGVIDTTHITMCLPASDPAGNVWLDHEKNHSMILQTVVDADMKFRDIVTGWPGKMKDWLVFQNSNFYKLSDKGERLNGKKVEISKGLEIREYIIGDSGFPLLPYLVIPYEGKDLPESKIEFNKRHSATRVVAQRALARLKDTWRIIHGVMWRPDKHRLPRIILVCCLLHNIAIDMEDEVHDELSLSPNHDSGYHQEICGTTDVDGVNLRDKLALYLSARISY